In Phocoena sinus isolate mPhoSin1 chromosome X, mPhoSin1.pri, whole genome shotgun sequence, a genomic segment contains:
- the LOC116746964 gene encoding LOW QUALITY PROTEIN: uncharacterized protein LOC116746964 (The sequence of the model RefSeq protein was modified relative to this genomic sequence to represent the inferred CDS: substituted 1 base at 1 genomic stop codon): MGQTMTTPLSLTLSHWTEVRARAHNLSVEVRKGKWQTLCTSEWPTFQTGWPPEGSFLLDKVGLVKSRVFNTGPHGHPDQIPYILVWEDLVLSPPPWVRPFVSSTGTSACAPAQSEILALKKTPDTEKSSAAPDPPKAIYPDLQSDLLLLDSPPPYPPALNPMSPLGPPASQPSTPVGPPVMAERGGPSAGTRSRRAVSPDSTALPLREYGPPDNHGNRRLQYWPFSSADLYNWKMHNPTFSENPQALTALIESLVFSHQPTWDDCQQLLQTLLTTEERQRVLLEARKNVLGANGQPTQLPNEIDAGFPLVRPNWDFNTPEGKEHLKMYRQALVAGLHGAARRPTNLAKVREVTQGPQESPTVFLERLMEAFRRFTPYDPTSEEHKATIAMAFIDQAAPDIRKKLQRLDGLQGFSLQDLVKEADKVYNKRETEEEREERKQKEQEAREVRRDKRQERHLSKILATVVRGGNSRDRNRQEGRTTDRRRPLDKDQCAYCKEKGHWARECPKKRNGGRPTRDKILTLEEEDXGSQGSDPLPEPRVTLKVEGEPVQFLVDTGAQHSVLLHSKGPLSTKRSWVQGATGNKQYSWTTRRTVDLGVGRVTHSFLVIPECPYPLLGRDLLSMVGAQIHFQPEGPTITDNQGRLLQILTMKLEDEHRIYETPSPPQADMQDWMTRFPQAWAETAGMGMAKYRPPVVVELKTTATPVTVRQYPMSKEARDGIRPQIQRLLELGILVRCQSAWNTPLLPVKKPGTNNYRPVQDLREVNKRVMDLHPTVPNPYNLLSTLPPQHTWYTVLDLKDAFFCLRLSSLSQPYFAFEWKDPASGMSGQLTWTRLPQGFKNSPTIFDEALHQDLASYRESNPQVTLLQYVDDILLAAETQEDCIKGTERLLTELGTLGYRASAKKAQICQRQVSYLGYLLKGGQRWLSESRKDTVARIPAPKSPKQVREFLGTAGFCRLWIPGFAELAAPLYPLTKNGIPFAWGDKEQRAFDRIKRALLSAPALGLPDVTKPFHLYVAENKGIAKGVLTQKLGPWNRPVAYLSKKLDPVAAGWPACLKIIAAVAALVKDADKLTLGQNLTITAPHALENVIRQPPDRWLTNARMTHYQALLLNSDRIKFTSATGLNPATLLPDPDLESTTVIHDCQEVLAAAHRSRPDLMDQPLPNADVTWFTDGSSFLEEGKRRAGAAVVDGKEVIWAAALPQGTSAQRAELIAMTRALELAENKKVNIYTDSRYAFATAHVHGAIYQQRGLLTSAGKEIKNKEEIVALLAALMLPTKVSIIHCPGHQKDNTPVTRGNNMADRVAREVALREIILELSDESPGKPNDRGTITPAITKGTLSPQQAKSMLQQIHRWTHLGTKKMVSLLHKTGYATSGLTKIAEQIARECIPCQQVNSHKGKLEVGKRLRGDRPGAYWEVDFTEICPGRYGNRYLLVFIDTFSGWVEAFPTKKETATVVAKKILEEIFPRFGAPKVIGSDNGPAFVAQVSQGVAKYLGTDWKLHCAYRPQSSGQVERMNRTLKETLTKLSIETGGTDWTVLLPLALFRARNTPSRYYLTPFEILYGAPPPLFTLREKLSPDCQNNTDLCARLLGLQLVQKEVWSQLAEAYRPGTPAEAHPFQVGDSVYVRRHRTQTLEPRWKGPYIVLLTTPTAIKVDGIAAWIHASHVKAAPASATSEWRAQKTSNPLKL; encoded by the coding sequence atgggacaaactatgacgactcctctttctcttaccctaagccactggaccgaagttagggctagggcccacaacctttcggtagaagtaaggaaaggaaaatggcaaacgctgtgtacctctgagtggcctacatttcagacagggtggccacccgaaggatcttttttgttagataaggttgggctagtcaagtctagggtctttaacacaggaccccacggacacccagaccagataccatatatcttggtctgggaagatctagttctctccccgcctccgtgggtccggccctttgtttcctcaacaggcacgtctgcatgcgctccagcacaatcggagatattggccctgaagaaaaccccagacacggaaaagtcatctgctgccccggacccgccaaaggcgatatatcctgacctgcagtctgatttgcttcttctagattccccacctccttatcctccggccctaaatcccatgtcgcccctaggacccccagcttcacaaccctccacaccagtagggccacctgttatggcggaaagggggggtccctcggcgggcaccagaagccggagggctgtttccccggattctactgctttaccccttagagaatatggcccccccgataaccacgggaataggcgccttcaatactggcccttttcctccgcagatctttataattggaagatgcataaccctactttctctgaaaacccacaggctcttactgctctaatagagtctcttgtcttctcccaccaacccacctgggatgattgtcaacagctcctccagactctcctcacaactgaggagaggcaacgggttctcctggaggctagaaagaatgtgttaggcgccaatggacaacctacccagttgcctaatgagattgatgccggttttccactcgtcaggccgaattgggactttaataccccggaaggtaaggagcacctgaaaatgtatcgccaggctctggtggcgggtctccatggagcggccaggcgccccacgaatttggctaaggtaagagaggtaactcaggggccccaggaatcgccaaccgtgttcctagaacgcttaatggaggcttttagacgattcactccttatgatccaacctctgaggaacataaggccaccatagcaatggcctttattgaccaggcggcccctgatattagaaagaagttacaaaggctggatggcctacaaggtttctcccttcaggacttagtaaaagaggcagataaggtatataataagagggagacagaggaagaaagggaagaaagaaagcagaaggaacaagaggctcgtgaggtaagacgagataagaggcaagaaagacatttgagtaagatactggccactgtagtcagaggaggaaacagtagagacagaaatagacaggaagggcgaacaacggatagaaggcggccattagacaaggaccaatgtgcctactgtaaagaaaaaggtcattgggcaagagaatgccctaaaaaaaggaacgggggaaggccaaccagagataaaatcttaacattggaagaggaagattagggaagtcagggctcggaccctctccccgagcccagggtaactcttaaagtggagggggaacccgtccagttcttggtggacaccggagcccagcactcagtcctccttcattcaaagggccccctttcaactaaaaggtcatgggtccagggggccactggaaataagcagtactcatggaccacccgaaggacagtagatcttggggtgggacgagtaacccactcattcttggtcatacctgagtgcccataccctctgctaggtagagacttactctctatggtgggggcccaaatccactttcaaccagaagggcccaccataactgacaaccaagggagattactccaaatcttgaccatgaaactggaagatgaacacaggatatatgaaacaccctcgcctccacaagctgacatgcaggattggatgactaggtttccacaggcttgggcagaaactgccggtatgggaatggcaaaatatcggccccctgtggtggtagaacttaaaacaaccgccaccccagtaacggtccgccaataccccatgagtaaagaagcccgagatggcatccgtcctcaaatacaaaggttactggaattagggatcctggtaaggtgccaatctgcatggaatacccctcttttgccagttaaaaagccaggaactaataattaccgaccggtacaagacctacgagaggtaaataagcgggtgatggacctccaccccacggtacccaacccctacaatctcttaagtactcttccacctcagcacacttggtacactgttttggatcttaaagatgctttcttctgcctgagactttcttctctcagtcagccttactttgccttcgagtggaaggatccagcctctgggatgtcaggccagctgacatggactcgcctgccacaaggattcaagaactcccccaccatttttgatgaggctctccaccaggatttggcatcttatagagaatccaatccccaggtaactctacttcaatatgtcgatgatattcttttagctgctgaaacccaagaagactgcatcaagggaaccgagaggctgttaacagaactgggaacattgggatatcgggcttcagcaaagaaagcacaaatatgtcaacgacaggttagttacctggggtacttgttaaaaggaggacagagatggctttcggaaagcaggaaagacactgttgcccggataccggcccccaagagtcccaaacaagttagggaatttttggggacggccggattttgtaggctatggattccggggtttgctgaattagcagcccctttatatcccctgaccaaaaatggcatcccttttgcttggggtgataaagaacaacgggcttttgaccgaattaaacgagccctactatcagccccggctctggggctaccagatgttactaagccttttcatctgtacgtggccgagaataaaggcatcgcaaagggagtactaactcagaaactgggcccctggaatcgcccggttgcgtacctatcaaagaaattggatcctgtggcagcaggatggcccgcctgtttaaaaataatcgccgcggtggccgctttggtcaaagatgctgacaaactgactttggggcagaacctaacgataacagccccccatgcattagaaaatgtaattcgccagccacccgacagatggctaacaaatgccaggatgactcattaccaagccctgctgttaaactcagatcgtattaagtttacctcagccacaggactcaacccggccaccttgctacccgaccctgacctggaaagcactaccgtcatccatgattgtcaggaagtactggctgcagcacaccgtagcagaccagacttgatggatcagcccctccccaacgccgacgttacctggtttactgacggaagcagtttcctagaggaaggtaagcgtcgggcgggagctgccgtggtagacgggaaagaggtcatctgggcagccgcattaccacaagggacatcggcccaacgggctgaactaatcgccatgactagagcattggaactagcagaaaacaaaaaggtaaacatctatacggacagtaggtacgcatttgctaccgcccatgtccatggggccatttaccaacaaagagggttgctcacctcggcgggcaaagaaattaaaaacaaagaagaaatagtggcactgctagctgccctcatgctccccactaaagtcagcatcattcattgccccggacaccagaaggacaataccccggtgacaagaggcaacaacatggcagatagggtggcacgagaagtggctctacgggaaatcatactagaactatcagatgagagtcctgggaaaccaaatgataggggaacaattaccccagccataactaaaggaacattatctcctcaacaagcaaaatccatgctacaacagattcacagatggacacacttgggaaccaagaagatggtatccctattacataagacaggttatgctacctctggattaaccaaaatagctgagcagattgcacgagagtgcattccatgccaacaggtaaactcccataaaggaaaacttgaggtcggaaaaaggctcagaggagaccgcccaggagcctattgggaggtcgacttcactgaaatatgccctggaaggtacggtaacaggtatcttctagtttttatagataccttctcaggatgggtagaagctttcccgacgaagaaggagacagctactgtggtggccaaaaagatcttagaagaaattttcccccggttcggggcaccaaaggtaataggatcagataatggtcccgccttcgtcgcccaggtaagtcagggtgtggccaaatacctggggactgattggaaattacattgtgcctatagaccccagagttcaggacaggtagagagaatgaatagaactctaaaagagaccctaactaaattgtccatagagactggcggtacagattggacggtgctccttcccttagccctgttccgggctagaaataccccctcccgctattatcttactccatttgaaatactatacggggccccacctcctctttttacgctaagggagaaattaagtcctgactgccagaataacactgacttatgtgctaggctgttgggactccagttggtccaaaaggaggtgtggtcccagctggcagaggcttaccgaccaggaacaccagcagaggctcatcccttccaagtcggagattccgtgtacgtccgtcggcaccgaacccagactctagagcctcggtggaaaggaccatacatcgtcctgctcaccacccccacggctataaaggtagacggcatcgctgcgtggatccacgcttcacacgtgaaggccgcaccagcatctgcaacatcggaatggcgagcccaaaagaccagcaacccgctcaagctc